One window of Oryza brachyantha chromosome 12, ObraRS2, whole genome shotgun sequence genomic DNA carries:
- the LOC102716550 gene encoding gamma carbonic anhydrase 2, mitochondrial: MGTLGRAIYTVGKWIRGTGQAMDRLGSTIQGGLRVEEQLSRHRTIMNIFEKEPRIHKDVFVAPSAAVIGDVEIGHGSSIWYGSILRGDVNSIHIGSGTNIQDNSLVHVSKANISGKVLPTIIGSNVTIGHSAVLHACTIEDEAFVGMGATLLDGVVVEKHSMVGAGSLVKQNTRIPSGEVWVGNPAKFLRKLTEEEMAFIAQSAMNYINLAQVHAAENAKTFDEIELEKMLRKKFAHKDEEYDSMLGVVREIPPELILPDNILPNKAPNAVAH, encoded by the exons ATGGGTACCCTCGGGCGCGCGATCTACACGGTGGGGAAGTGGATCCGCGGCACCGGGCAGGCCATGGACCGCCTCGGATCCACCATCCAGGGCGGCCTCCGCGTCGAGGAGCAGC TGTCAAGGCATCGCACGATCATGAACATATTTGAGAAAGAACCCAGAATCCACAAGGATGTTTTTGTTGCTCCCAGTGCAGCTGTGATTGGCGATGTTGAGATTGGACATGGATCCTCAATCTGGTATGGCTCCATTTTAAGAG GTGATGTCAACAGCATTCATATTGGATCTGGAACAAATATACAAGACAATTCCCTTGTACATGTTTCAAAAGCGAACATCAGTGGGAAGGTTCTCCCAACCATAATTGGAAGCAATGTTACAATAG GTCATAGTGCtgttctgcatgcatgcaccatcGAGGATGAAGCTTTTGTTGGTATGGGTGCCACTCTGCTTGATGGAGTGGTGGTTGAAAAGCACAGCATGGTTGGGGCAGGATCGCTTGTTAAGCAGAACACAAGGATTCCTTCTGGAGAG GTCTGGGTTGGTAATCCTGCCAAGTTCCTAAGAAAGCTTACTGAAGAGGAGATGGCGTTCATTGCTCAGTCCGCAATGAACTACATCAATTTGGCTCAAGTCCATGCTGCTGAGAACGCCAAGACCTTCGACGAGATTGAGCTCGAGAAGATGCTGAGGAAAAAGTTTGCCCACAAAGACGAGGAGTACGATTCGATGCTCGGCGTGGTCCGTGAGATCCCGCCGGAGCTCATCCTCCCGGACAACATCCTCCCAAACAAGGCTCCAAATGCTGTTGCTCACTGA